The Bacteroidia bacterium genome segment CATATTCCAAAAATATGAAAAAAGCTTGTTTGTTTCAAAATTATTCTGCTACTACTCCACTATACAAAGCATTTCTCTGTGCTTTGACGGTTTCGCTTTCTAAATACTCATCTAAGGTCATAAGTTTATCTAAAAAGCCATTAGGGGTGAGTTCAATTACTCTGTTGCAAACAGTTTGTAACAATTCATGGTCATGTGAGCTAATGAGCAATACACCTTCGAAATCTTTCAAGCCATTATTTAGAGAAATGATAGATTCCATGTCCAAGTGATTAGTAGGGTCATCCAAAATAATCACATTCGGATTTTGTAGCATCAATTTAGCAAGCATACATCGAACTTTTTCCCCTCCTGATAATACGGTGCATTTTTTCAAACTTTCTTCACCTGAAAAGAGCATTCTTCCTAAAAAACTACGAATAAAGGTTTCATCTTTTTCCGTAGAATATTGACGTAACCACTCAACAAGATTGAGTTCAGGATTAGAAAAGTATTGGCTATTTTCTTTGGGAAAATATCCTACATTTGTGGTTATTCCCCATTTGTATGTTCCCGAAGTTGGTTTTTGTTCACCTGCTAAAATGTTAAAGAAGGTAGTAATTGCTAAACTATCTTTACTAAGCACTGCTACTTTGTCTTTTCGGGTCAATTTTAAGGTAACATCTTTGAAGTAGTATCCTTCTGAATGGGCTGCGCTAAGGTTTTCTATTTCCAAAACTTGATCGCCCAATTCACGTTCAGGCTTGAAAGCTATGTAAGGGTATCTACGGTTTGAAGGTTTTATTTCTTCAATATTGAGTTTTTCAATCATTTTTTTGCGAGCTGTAGCTTGGCGAGATTTTGCCGCATTAGCACTAAAACGAGCAATAAACTCTTCTAACTCTTTCTTTTTCTCCTCTGCTTTCTTATTTTGTTCTTGTTTTTGCTTCAAAGCTAATTGGCTAGCTTGATACCAAAACGAATAATTTCCTGTGTAAAGCTGTATTTTACCAAAGTCAATATCAGCAATGTGAGTGCAAACTGCATCTAAAAAATGCCTATCATGGGAAACGACAATAGCTAAATTCTTAAAATCTGCTAAAAAGTTTTCTAACCAAGCTATCGTTTCTATGTCTAATCCGTTTGTAGGTTCATCCATTAACAGGATATCAGGGTTGCCAAAAAGTGCCTGTGCTAATAATACTCTTACCTTTTGATTTTCATTGAGCTCTTTTAGATATTTTTGATGTAATTCTACTGGTATGCCCAAGCTATTGAGTAGCTCTGCTGCTTCTGCTTCTGCTTGCCAGCCGTTCATTTCTGCAAATTCAGCTTCTAATTCAGAGGCACGAATACCATCCTCTTCACTAAAATTTGGCTTACTATAAATAGCTTCTCTTTCTTTCATTACTTGATACAGGCGCTTATTGCCCATAATTACGGTTTCTAATACTAGCTTGTCATCGTACTCATAATGGTTTTGTTTAAGCACAGACATTCTTGCATTTTTATCTATTTCTACCTTACCTTGTTGAGGTTCTATTTCACCAGATAAAATTTTTAAGAAGGTAGATTTTCCAGCGCCATTTGCACCTATTAAGCCATAGCAGTTACCTGGTAAAAACTTTAACGTAACGTCTTCAAATAATGTGCGCTTGCCATACCTAAGTGTAACTCCCGAAGTACTAATCATGGCACAAAGGTACAGATAAATTTACATTCTCATTCAAGCAAAATGGAAAGAATTTTATTACGAAGTTAGGACAAAGTTTGAGAAAATTATGTTATCTTTGAAATATGGACATTCTGTTTGATAGTTTTGAGGAGTGGGCAAGATATTGCCAAGAAAGGAATATTTTACCTCATCTAGCCGTAATAGAATATGAAATGAAACAAAAGAATCGCACAGAAGAGGAGATATGGAATGGTTTAGCGCGTGCTTTTCAAGTAATGCGTGAAGCAGTACAAACAGGACTTAGCCAAGATATGCGCTCTCGCTCAGGTATGATAGATAATGGGGCTAAAAAGGTAAAAAATGCACCTATTTCTGTTTTAGGGGAGAACTTTCAACAGTTGATATACAACGCCCTAGCGGCTAAGGAGGTCAATTCGTGTATGGGTAGGATTGTAGCTGCACCTACGGCAGGCGCATCAGGAATTATGCCTGGAGTACTTACTACACTTCAAAATATCCATCATATTCCTAACGAAAAAATATATCAAGCTATGCTTGTTAGCGCAGGTATTGGTTTAATTATAGAACGTAAAGCCAGTATTGCAGGCGCGGTAGGCGGATGCCAAGCAGAAACAGGTACAGCAGCTGCTATGGCTTCGGGTGCGGTAGTCTATTGTTTAGGCGGAGATTTATCCCAAATTTTTGATGCAGTAGCCATTACAATACAATGCATGTTAGGCTTAATATGCGATCCCGTAGCAGGTTTAGTTGAGGTTCCTTGCGTAGTAAGAAATGCTTCAGCTGCAGCAATTGCTTTCAGCGCAGCACAAATGGCGTTAGCAGGATTAAAAACTGTCATACCTGTGGATGAAGTAGTTGAAGCAATGGGCGAAGTAGGTGCAAGCATGGAAAGCAAATATAAAGAAACTGCCTTAGGAGGACTAGCTGCGACTAAAACCGCAAAAATGATAGAAAAAAAAGTTTTGGTGTCTAACATAGAAATTTTGCCTGATGATACAACTCTATAAGAACACTTAATTCCACTTTGAATTACCATTTCTAACCTATGAGCGAAAAGAAGAAAATAGGTCTATATTTCGGTTCATTCAATCCTATTCATGTTGGACATCAAATTATTGGAGAAACCATTTGTACTAACGCTTCTTTGCATCAAGTATGGTATGTGATTAGTCCGCAAAATCCTTTTAAGTCTAGCCATCAACTTTTACATGAATTTGACCGCTTTGACATGGTAGAAGCCGCCCTTATGGATAACCCTAAGCTTGTCGCATCAGATGTAGAATTTCACTTGCCTAAGCCCTCTTACACTATAGACACTTTGGAATTTCTACAAAAAAAATATCCTACGTATGAGTTTTATTTAATCATGGGTGAAGATAATCTACAAGGTTTTGAACGCTGGAAACGATATCAAGATATATTAAACGGTTATCAATTGTTAGTTTTTCCACGTCCTTACTGCGAAAAAACACTTTTTCATGATCACCCGAATGTCCATTTAGTAGATGCCCCAAATATGAATATTTCTTCAACCTATATCCGTCAGCGTGTAAGGGAAAGAAAAAGCATAAAGTACTTAGTGCATGATGCTGTGTTAGAAATTATAGAAAAAAATGGGTACTACCTTTAATTTCTGTTTTTACCCTAAAAGCTCAACTGCAAGCTTTTATCAAAACTTTCATTCTTTAATTAGCCTACTTCAATTCAAAGCAAAATAAAATACCTAAATTCAAAAAATGTTCTACTTTTGCAAGGAATGAAAAAACTATTCTACTGCGTAGCATTTTGTTTTGGGATTACTTTTTCTCCCTTAGCACAGAGTTACAAAGGTTTAGAACGCCCTAAGCTAGTAGTCGGAATTGTTATTGACCAAATGCGGTATGACTTTTTATACCGATACTGGAACCGTTACCAAAGCGATGGAGGTTTCAAACGCTTAATTACGCAAGGATATTCTTGTGAAAACACACACTACAACTATGTGCCTACTTACACTGCACCTGGGCATGCAGCTATTTTCACAGGGGCTCCGCCTTTGTACAGTGGGATTGTAGCAAATGAATGGTATCAAAAAAGTACCAAGCAAAAGGTATATTGCACGCAAGATACTACTGTACAAGGTATTGGTCATACTGTTGGAACAGCAGGTAAACAATCACCTCGAAACATGTTATGTACTACTATTGCAGACCAAATTAAACTTTCTAATGAGCACAAAAGTAAAACAATAGGCATATCACTCAAAGATAGAGGTGCTATATTATCCATAGGGCATACAGCTGATGCTGCTTATTGGTTTGATAGCAGCACAGGAAATTGGATAACTTCTAGCTACTACATGAAAGAACTACCTACTTGGGTCAAGGAATTTAACAATCAAAAACTTCCCGATAAAATGATAAAAGAACCTTGGAACACTCTTTATCCAATTGAAACGTATATCATGAGTGCCAAAGATGCGGGTGAGTACGAAATAGGCGTCAAGTGTGAGAATAAAAATACTTTTCCGCATAATTTTGCTATTAGTAATGATTGCAAAGATTACAAGCCCATTTTACATGCCCCCGCAGGAAATGAACTTACTAAACTATTTGCCATTGCTGCCATAGAAAATGAAAAACTAGGCAAGGGCGAATTTACAGATATGCTAACTATTAGCTTCTCTTCCACAGATTATGTAGGGCATTACTTTGGACCTAATTCAGTAGAAGCAGAAGACACTTACCTTCGCTTAGATAAACAACTTGCTGAACTGCTCGATGTTTTGGATAGACAAGTAGGCAAAAATCAGTATCTTGTTTTTCTCACTGCTGACCACGGCGCAGTGTATAATCCTGATTATTTGCAGCAATATAAGATACCTGCACGACTTTTCAACACTCAAAACCTTGTAGAACAAGTAAATAAAAAACTCTCTCAAAAATATGGCGAAGGCAAATGGGTCTTAAAGTATATGAATCAGCAAGTTTATCTGAATGAGCCACTAATACAAAGTAAAAACTTAGATGTATCTCAAATAGAAGCCCAGACTGTGGAAATTGTACTCAATTTAGAAGGTGTATCGCACGCCATTTCTCGCACAGATTTGATAACCAAAAGCTTTATTCAGGAACCTTTTCATAAAGTGCAATTAGGTTTTCATCCTATTCGTTCGGGAAATGTGGTGGTACTGTACCAACCGAATTGGTTTGATGATGAATTAGAGTTAACGGCTACGCATGGATCTCAATATAGCTATGATACGCATGTACCTTTGTTATGGTATGGATGGAAAATTCCGAGGGGCAAAACTTATGCAAGAGTACAGATTACAGATATTGCATCTACGGTAGCTGCTTTGTTGCGAATAGAACAGCCAAACGGTTGTATTGGCAATCCTATTACGGACTTAATGCACGCAGTACAGTTTTGACATTGCTTTTGTTAAGTCTATTTTTTGCAAGAAGGTTAAGTTTTATTTTAATTTTTTGGGCGTGTCCTTGTGGGCGTTTCGCTTCGCTCATGCCCACAAGGTCGGCGTGCTACGGGCTACGTGCGGAATGCCCCGACCCTTGCGTCAGCAAGGGGCACGCCCAAAAAAATAAAAATCAAATCATCTTTTAGACCAAATATCTGCAACTCACTTTTGTGCTTTGGCATAATATTCTTAAATTTGCCATTGAATTATGAAAAAATTGCTTTTCCTGCTTTTACAAGCTAATATCCCCGAAGAAGCCAAAGGCTTTTACCAAGCAGGAAAAATATATGTAGTCGTCGGCGTTATATTGATAATTTTTGCAGGGATAATTGTTTATCTTATACGATTAGAGCAAAAAATTAAGCGCATAGAAAAGGAGCATGAACTATGAATAAAAAATGGGCTTTTATTATCGTTTTAGTGGTCATAGCTTCGTTTGGTTTTATGCTATACAGCATGACC includes the following:
- a CDS encoding alkaline phosphatase family protein, which translates into the protein MKKLFYCVAFCFGITFSPLAQSYKGLERPKLVVGIVIDQMRYDFLYRYWNRYQSDGGFKRLITQGYSCENTHYNYVPTYTAPGHAAIFTGAPPLYSGIVANEWYQKSTKQKVYCTQDTTVQGIGHTVGTAGKQSPRNMLCTTIADQIKLSNEHKSKTIGISLKDRGAILSIGHTADAAYWFDSSTGNWITSSYYMKELPTWVKEFNNQKLPDKMIKEPWNTLYPIETYIMSAKDAGEYEIGVKCENKNTFPHNFAISNDCKDYKPILHAPAGNELTKLFAIAAIENEKLGKGEFTDMLTISFSSTDYVGHYFGPNSVEAEDTYLRLDKQLAELLDVLDRQVGKNQYLVFLTADHGAVYNPDYLQQYKIPARLFNTQNLVEQVNKKLSQKYGEGKWVLKYMNQQVYLNEPLIQSKNLDVSQIEAQTVEIVLNLEGVSHAISRTDLITKSFIQEPFHKVQLGFHPIRSGNVVVLYQPNWFDDELELTATHGSQYSYDTHVPLLWYGWKIPRGKTYARVQITDIASTVAALLRIEQPNGCIGNPITDLMHAVQF
- the nadD gene encoding nicotinate (nicotinamide) nucleotide adenylyltransferase; amino-acid sequence: MSEKKKIGLYFGSFNPIHVGHQIIGETICTNASLHQVWYVISPQNPFKSSHQLLHEFDRFDMVEAALMDNPKLVASDVEFHLPKPSYTIDTLEFLQKKYPTYEFYLIMGEDNLQGFERWKRYQDILNGYQLLVFPRPYCEKTLFHDHPNVHLVDAPNMNISSTYIRQRVRERKSIKYLVHDAVLEIIEKNGYYL
- a CDS encoding ATP-binding cassette domain-containing protein, with the translated sequence MISTSGVTLRYGKRTLFEDVTLKFLPGNCYGLIGANGAGKSTFLKILSGEIEPQQGKVEIDKNARMSVLKQNHYEYDDKLVLETVIMGNKRLYQVMKEREAIYSKPNFSEEDGIRASELEAEFAEMNGWQAEAEAAELLNSLGIPVELHQKYLKELNENQKVRVLLAQALFGNPDILLMDEPTNGLDIETIAWLENFLADFKNLAIVVSHDRHFLDAVCTHIADIDFGKIQLYTGNYSFWYQASQLALKQKQEQNKKAEEKKKELEEFIARFSANAAKSRQATARKKMIEKLNIEEIKPSNRRYPYIAFKPERELGDQVLEIENLSAAHSEGYYFKDVTLKLTRKDKVAVLSKDSLAITTFFNILAGEQKPTSGTYKWGITTNVGYFPKENSQYFSNPELNLVEWLRQYSTEKDETFIRSFLGRMLFSGEESLKKCTVLSGGEKVRCMLAKLMLQNPNVIILDDPTNHLDMESIISLNNGLKDFEGVLLISSHDHELLQTVCNRVIELTPNGFLDKLMTLDEYLESETVKAQRNALYSGVVAE
- the sdaAA gene encoding L-serine ammonia-lyase, iron-sulfur-dependent, subunit alpha, producing MDILFDSFEEWARYCQERNILPHLAVIEYEMKQKNRTEEEIWNGLARAFQVMREAVQTGLSQDMRSRSGMIDNGAKKVKNAPISVLGENFQQLIYNALAAKEVNSCMGRIVAAPTAGASGIMPGVLTTLQNIHHIPNEKIYQAMLVSAGIGLIIERKASIAGAVGGCQAETGTAAAMASGAVVYCLGGDLSQIFDAVAITIQCMLGLICDPVAGLVEVPCVVRNASAAAIAFSAAQMALAGLKTVIPVDEVVEAMGEVGASMESKYKETALGGLAATKTAKMIEKKVLVSNIEILPDDTTL
- a CDS encoding CcmD family protein; the encoded protein is MKKLLFLLLQANIPEEAKGFYQAGKIYVVVGVILIIFAGIIVYLIRLEQKIKRIEKEHEL